The following proteins are encoded in a genomic region of Phycisphaera sp.:
- a CDS encoding DUF3568 domain-containing protein, with protein MSPNRDNTMRTSLLALLVALCPMLAGCTLGLAPIASVANFGYAAWTGSRLKFVEDAGFENVSMAAERALVGLDLRVELTTELKSEGVVRTRVYQIRSERGDLAILRLVRLSSTMTNVSLDMGILGNRPAGELIADHIRWYTDGDTIRASRRAAMESLPHGQVPDGDAQPGDQSSPDSGPDFGQGLL; from the coding sequence GTGAGCCCCAATCGTGACAACACGATGCGTACCTCTCTGCTGGCCTTACTGGTCGCGCTCTGTCCCATGCTGGCCGGTTGCACGCTCGGGTTGGCACCCATCGCCTCGGTGGCCAACTTCGGTTACGCCGCGTGGACGGGCTCTCGGCTGAAGTTCGTCGAGGACGCCGGCTTCGAGAACGTGTCGATGGCGGCCGAGCGGGCTTTGGTAGGGCTCGACCTCAGGGTTGAACTCACGACCGAACTGAAGAGCGAGGGCGTCGTCCGGACCCGGGTCTACCAGATCCGCAGCGAGCGGGGAGACCTGGCCATCCTGCGGTTGGTCCGCCTGTCGTCCACTATGACCAACGTGTCCCTCGACATGGGTATTCTGGGCAACCGGCCCGCGGGCGAGCTCATCGCCGATCACATCCGCTGGTACACCGATGGCGACACGATCCGGGCCTCCCGCCGGGCGGCGATGGAGAGCCTCCCCCATGGGCAGGTGCCAGACGGGGATGCCCAGCCGGGGGACCAATCGTCTCCCGATTCGGGGCCCGATTTCGGCCAAGGGCTCCTTTAG
- a CDS encoding transcriptional repressor, giving the protein MTRDTRQRRAIRSVFVDADGPLGPQEVLDRAQQDVPGIGLATVYRTIKLMIEDQELSPVELPGEPARYEPAERSHSHHHFFKCDECGRVYEMQGCVSNPSSLAPEGFRVSRHEIVLYGTCVSCA; this is encoded by the coding sequence ATGACCAGAGATACCCGCCAACGCAGGGCCATCCGCTCGGTATTCGTCGATGCCGACGGGCCCCTCGGCCCCCAGGAAGTGCTCGACCGCGCCCAGCAGGACGTCCCGGGCATCGGCCTGGCCACGGTCTACCGCACCATCAAGCTGATGATCGAAGACCAGGAACTTAGCCCGGTCGAGCTTCCCGGCGAGCCGGCCCGGTACGAGCCGGCCGAGCGGAGCCACAGCCACCACCACTTCTTTAAGTGCGACGAGTGTGGGCGGGTATACGAGATGCAAGGGTGCGTGAGCAATCCGTCGAGCCTGGCCCCCGAAGGGTTCAGGGTCTCCCGCCATGAGATCGTGCTCTACGGAACGTGCGTGAGTTGTGCGTAA
- a CDS encoding transketolase: MSFEAAVHAQAIDLCKMSLEMTETAGSGHPTTAMSLSHITTVLLFHTMRWSPEYPDYPTSDRLVLSAGHAVPVVYAAACKLGVMVGKDPDNRRALTLEDATTLRQQGSPLDGHPNPMEGFPFFDAATGSLGQGLSVACGLAEADRLDSRDRVIYCIIGDGESREGQIAEALDYMADRKLRKVVPIFNCNGYGQAARVSEQQSAERLAEKLNAYGLESIIIDGHDPAQIRNAFERAHGVADDGDLNSATKPVAIVAKTIKGWGAPSVQGNGWHGKSAANQVLERAKAELDERRGELTSALSSADSFAIQPPPEPTPAAEGTGEVPSMDQAMKQLDMDSLRQTASLATRKAYGVALRAMGQPMPEVVVLDADVSNSTFAEMFAKDSSLASRFFECKIAEQHMVSMGVGLSAAGKIPFASSFAKFLTRAYDQVEMAINSGANLKLVGSHSGVTLAADGPSQMGLPDVSWFRSFTTMKDHRGNPGCYVLQPSDAYSAYALTQVMAEYEGVCYMRTQRPDVEFLYSADDVFNLGGFEVLNEGRDIVICASGSMVHEANKAVELLDKAAIQATLVDMYSLPFDEDKLLDIIGANGGFVISMEDNYGGALGSAIAEAIATSGDGFTLKQMHVTHIPSSARTADELLKQCSLTADDLVAAVKDVLQVV; encoded by the coding sequence ATGTCCTTCGAAGCCGCCGTCCACGCCCAAGCCATCGACCTCTGCAAGATGTCCCTCGAGATGACCGAGACCGCCGGCAGTGGGCACCCCACCACCGCGATGAGCCTCTCGCACATCACGACGGTGCTGCTCTTCCACACCATGCGGTGGAGCCCCGAGTACCCCGATTACCCCACCAGCGATCGCCTCGTGCTCTCGGCCGGCCACGCCGTGCCGGTGGTGTACGCCGCGGCGTGCAAGCTGGGCGTGATGGTGGGCAAGGACCCCGACAACCGCCGCGCGCTGACACTCGAAGACGCGACGACGCTCCGCCAGCAGGGGAGCCCGCTCGACGGCCACCCCAACCCGATGGAGGGCTTCCCGTTCTTCGACGCGGCCACCGGCTCGCTGGGCCAGGGGCTGAGCGTGGCGTGCGGGCTGGCCGAGGCCGACCGCCTCGATAGCCGCGACCGCGTGATCTACTGCATCATCGGCGACGGCGAGAGCCGCGAAGGCCAGATCGCCGAGGCCCTCGACTACATGGCCGATCGCAAGCTGCGCAAGGTCGTGCCGATCTTCAACTGCAACGGCTACGGCCAGGCCGCCCGCGTGAGCGAGCAGCAGAGCGCCGAGCGGCTGGCCGAGAAGCTGAACGCGTACGGCCTCGAGTCGATCATTATCGACGGGCACGATCCGGCACAGATCCGCAACGCCTTCGAGCGCGCGCATGGTGTTGCCGACGACGGCGACCTGAATTCGGCCACCAAGCCGGTGGCGATCGTCGCCAAAACGATCAAGGGCTGGGGGGCCCCGTCGGTGCAGGGCAACGGCTGGCACGGCAAGTCGGCGGCGAACCAGGTTCTGGAGCGTGCGAAGGCCGAACTCGACGAGCGCCGCGGCGAGCTGACCAGCGCGCTCAGCAGCGCCGACAGCTTCGCCATCCAGCCGCCGCCCGAGCCCACGCCCGCCGCCGAGGGCACGGGCGAGGTGCCCAGCATGGACCAGGCCATGAAGCAACTGGACATGGACAGCCTGCGCCAGACGGCCAGCCTCGCGACGCGCAAGGCGTACGGCGTGGCGCTGCGGGCGATGGGCCAGCCGATGCCCGAGGTCGTGGTGCTCGACGCCGACGTGAGCAACTCGACGTTCGCCGAGATGTTCGCCAAGGACAGTTCGCTCGCGTCACGCTTCTTCGAGTGCAAGATCGCCGAGCAGCACATGGTCTCGATGGGTGTTGGGCTGAGCGCGGCGGGCAAGATCCCCTTCGCCAGCAGCTTCGCCAAGTTCCTGACCCGCGCGTACGACCAGGTCGAGATGGCCATCAACAGCGGGGCCAACCTCAAGCTTGTCGGCAGCCACAGCGGCGTGACGCTCGCCGCCGACGGCCCGAGCCAGATGGGCCTACCCGACGTGTCCTGGTTCCGCAGCTTCACCACTATGAAGGACCACCGCGGCAACCCGGGGTGCTACGTGTTGCAGCCAAGCGACGCGTACAGCGCCTACGCCCTGACGCAGGTGATGGCCGAGTACGAGGGCGTGTGCTACATGCGCACGCAACGGCCCGACGTCGAGTTCCTGTACAGCGCCGACGACGTGTTCAACCTGGGCGGGTTCGAGGTGCTCAACGAGGGCCGCGACATCGTGATCTGCGCATCGGGCTCCATGGTGCACGAGGCCAACAAGGCCGTCGAGCTGCTCGACAAGGCCGCCATCCAGGCCACGCTGGTGGACATGTACAGCCTGCCCTTTGACGAGGACAAGCTGCTGGACATCATCGGCGCCAACGGCGGGTTCGTGATCTCGATGGAGGACAACTACGGCGGGGCCCTGGGCAGCGCCATCGCCGAGGCCATCGCCACCAGCGGCGACGGCTTCACCCTCAAGCAGATGCACGTCACCCACATCCCCAGCAGCGCCCGCACCGCCGACGAACTGCTCAAGCAGTGCAGCCTGACGGCGGACGACCTGGTGGCGGCGGTGAAGGACGTGCTGCAGGTGGTGTGA
- the tmk gene encoding dTMP kinase — MPEPTAPPWLPALRGTFLVFEGPDGSGKSTQLRRLEALLKGAAIEVITVREPGGTAAGEAIRDVLLDHRQAAMDVRCEMLLYMASRAQLVAERIAPALAKGKVVLADRFVASTLAYQGAAGGLSEADILAVAKVVTHGAEPHAEPDLNIVFDADEATAAARLGLLLDRMEAKGAAFHAKVRAGYLAQVDAQPDRYARLDGSRPEDEVFEALLALLQTRFS; from the coding sequence ATGCCAGAGCCCACCGCTCCACCCTGGCTCCCCGCCCTCCGCGGCACGTTCCTCGTCTTCGAGGGCCCCGACGGCTCGGGCAAGAGCACCCAGCTCCGCCGGCTCGAGGCGCTGCTCAAGGGTGCGGCCATCGAGGTCATCACCGTGCGCGAGCCCGGGGGCACGGCCGCGGGCGAGGCGATCCGCGACGTGCTGCTCGACCATCGGCAGGCGGCCATGGACGTGCGGTGCGAGATGCTGCTCTACATGGCCAGCCGGGCCCAGCTCGTGGCCGAGCGCATCGCGCCGGCGCTGGCCAAGGGCAAGGTGGTGCTGGCCGACCGGTTCGTGGCGTCGACGCTGGCCTACCAAGGGGCGGCGGGGGGGCTGAGCGAGGCCGACATCCTGGCGGTGGCCAAGGTCGTCACGCATGGGGCCGAGCCGCACGCCGAGCCCGACCTGAACATCGTCTTCGACGCCGACGAGGCCACCGCCGCCGCCCGGCTGGGGCTGCTGCTCGACCGGATGGAGGCCAAGGGGGCCGCCTTCCACGCTAAGGTGCGGGCCGGATACCTCGCCCAGGTGGACGCCCAGCCCGACCGCTACGCCCGCCTGGACGGGTCGCGGCCCGAGGACGAGGTGTTCGAGGCTCTGCTGGCCTTGCTGCAAACCCGCTTTTCGTAA